One window of Papaver somniferum cultivar HN1 chromosome 9, ASM357369v1, whole genome shotgun sequence genomic DNA carries:
- the LOC113312755 gene encoding uncharacterized protein LOC113312755, with product MATMNDALLMKLWWKIRTSKKKWGGFLRARFFGRNGCIKANGLKSSILSGIKKVYKIVESNTKVLLGDGRDTSLYYDAWLSNRCIADILNDYTLDRNTLVSAILIEGQWQIPVEHLDHMVDAGLDVNQLPTLLEGGDSRIWMPELKENFTVSSARDLIRQKYIDFAGASLLWRREVHPTLAAQNWKFLCGACATYDIIQRMFKIQLASRCSLCGVAEETLDHILFHCTFAGRAWNWIADIFDLLPNANLVLSCKAAKGRSAMIDDLWLIANLVIKRVLKLIQEFDVRLKGYMRNSVADVVILDYFRVNHRRVKPFQPVECFWEPPEENELQLCCDGAARGNPGVAVAGVVARDASCSVLGAMSIGLGVTTNYLAELWHYCGYGVGYKMGNEAHLH from the exons ATGGCTACTATGAACGATGCTCTTCTCATGAAGCTTTGGTGGAAAATTCGCACTTCAAAGAAGAAATGGGGTGGTTTTCTTCGTGCAAGGTTTTTTGGTAGGAATGGTTGTATTAAGGCGAATGGTTTGAAATCTTCTATTTTGTCGGGTATTAAAAAAGTGTACAAGATTGTTGAATCTAACACTAAAGTGCTGCTTGGGGATGGTAGAGATACTTCTCTTTATTATGATGCTTGGCTTTCAAATAGATGCATTGCTGATATCCTTAACGATTATACTTTGGATAGAAACACTTTGGTTAGTGCTATTTTGATTGAAGGACAATGGCAGATTCCTGTTGAACATTTGGATCACATGGTTGATGCTGGTCTTGATGTTAATCAATTGCCTACTCTTTTGGAAGGTGGAGATTCACGTATTTGGATGCCAGAACTCAAGGAGAACTTTACTGTAAGTTCAGCTCGAGATTTAATCCGCCAGAAGTATATTGATTTTGCAGGCGCGTCTCTTTTATGGAGGAGGGAGGTGCATCCGACCTTAGCTGCCCAGAATTGGAAGTTTCTCTGTGGTGCTTGCGCTACTTATGACATTATCCAAAGAATGTTTAAAATTCAGCTTGCAAGCCGTTGTAGCCTATGTGGTGTGGCGGAGGAGACTCTTGATCATATCCTTTTCCATTGCACCTTTGCTGGCCGTGCTTGGAACTGGATTGCTGATATTTTTGATTTATTGCCTAATGCTAACCTTGTGCTATCTTGCAAAGCAGCTAAAGGAAGAAGTGCTATGATCGACGACTTGTGGCTTATTGCTAACCTTGTCATCAA GCGTGTTTTGAAGTTAATCCAAGAGTTTGATGTCAGACTTAAAGGGTACATGCGAAACAGCGTTGCTGATGTTGTTATTCTTGACTATTTCCGTGTGAATCATAGAAGAGTAAAGCCTTTTCAACCTGTTGAATGCTTTTGGGAGCCTCCGGAAGAAAATGAACTCCAACTTTGTTGTGATGGGGCAGCAAGAGGGAATCCAGGTGTTGCCGTTGCTGGTGTGGTTGCACGAGATGCGAGCTGTTCAGTCCTAGGAGCTATGTCTATTGGCCTTGGAGTTACTACTAATTACTTGGCGGAGCTATGGCATTATTGTGGTTATGGAGTGGGATATAAGATGGGGAATGAGGCGCATTTGCATTAG